CATAGATATGAACGATGACCTATGAACATtttgtatatataaattttagacattatatttatttatttattattagatgtTATGTAgttgatatattttaattttaagtttGTCTATTTTACTACATTCGAATGGGTGAAAGTCATGTAAGATATGGGTGGAATAAAGAATATGATGTTACATAAAAGCATAAActattaatcaaaatcaaaagtaAGTATTAAACTTAAGAAAAATCTTAATTAGGTAACAAGATGATAAAAAATCAATTAGTCAGTAACTCTGTTACCCCACTTTAAATAAAGTGAATAACCCTCATTACTTTTTTTACATCCAATATATTTCAATTTAACTGATCCCACATAGAattatcctatatatatatatatatatatatatatatatatatatatatatatatatatatatatatatatatatatatatatatatatatatatatatatatatatatatatatatatatatatatatatatatatatatatatatatttatttatttatttatttatttatttatttatttatttatttatttatttatttatttatttatttatatgcatatacatacatatacattcatatacatatacatatatatatatatatatgtatatatatatatatatgtatatatatatatatatatatgtatatatatatatgtatatatatatgtatatatatatatatgtatgtatatatatatacatacatatacatacatatacatacatatacatacatatacatacatatatatatatatatatgtatgtatatgtatatatatatatatacatatacatacatatatatatatatatgtatgtatatgtatatatatatatatatatatatacatatacatacatatatatatatatatatacatatacatatatatatatatatatatatacatatacatatatatatatatatatatatacatacatatatatatatatatatgtatgtatatgtatatatatatatatatatatatacatatacatacatatatatatatatatatatacatatacatatatacatatacatacatatacacatatacatacatatacatacatatatacatatacatacatatacatacatatacatacatacatatatatatacatatacatacatatacatacatacatacatatatacatatacatacatatacatacatacacatatatatacatacatacacatatacatatacatacatacatatatacatatacataaatacatatatacatatatatatatatacatacatacatatatatatatatatacatatatatatatatatattctcttcaaTCTTCAAACTAAAGTGTCATTTTCTGAGcaaagaatatatatacatacatatatatatatatatatattctcttcaaTCTTCAAACTAAAGTGTCATTTTCTGAGCAAAGAATACAAGTAATTGCTTTATGCAACTGATTAAAGGAGAGTACTTGGaatgttggcaaacatcacattattTTGATAATGTGAAGTCTAAAAACCACACTAACATCCAGTTTTTAATTTCCCCAATCAAACTAAATCCGCTATTTTGataaaattgaagcaaaaaaagcCTAATCAGATCTGGCAGTAACCATAGATATACTGTTAGGCAAAATCAAAAGCCGCTATTAAATTTAAGAAGAATATTAATTAGATAAATTTTATCACAAAGGACTAaaacatcattgattttttttaatattccatAATCTATCAACAATCAAACTATAAATCATAGAGGCTTCACTCTTATGGAATGTTGCGGCACAATAGCATCACCAAACAAATGATCAAAAGTTATCACCAAATATATATAGGTAAGGAGAGAGAAACCCATTTAGGGATACCTCCTTGACTCATAAAGGAGCAAGAGCCCTAAATTTCAATTTAAGGCCCAATGGAGTTTGAGAGTCTCCTACAAGGATTCAAACTTATTCCTAGTGCAAGAAGAATCACAATAACTTCATCATCACCCCAATATGTTGAATGGGATTACACCTATGAGTAGAAACCAAAGTATTATAAAGCCTAATGTCCAGATCACCCACACTGAACCATCAAATGTCAGCCTTAGACCTATCTGTTCAAGCCGTAAACCTTCAATAGAGACAAGAAAGTTTAGAATattaaatcataatcatattactCAAAGAGTCCTTACTCTCGGAAAACATAATCATGGCCCGAGGTTTTAAATCAGATGATCATCATATTTACCTAAATAATTCATCTTCCAGAAGGTTAAAGGTCCCCTAACGCTACTTAAGTTATTCAAAATATCAATATGATGATGCAAGGATTGGGAAAAAATACATTACTCTAACtccaaaattttgaaataaaaacaaCTTAATAGTTTTCATGTTCCAATTTAAAACAGCTAACAAAGTTGGGACAGTGATTAATGGCAAATAGAGGAAGATAAACATCTGAATCGAAGAAAAGTTCGATGAGTACAAACAATTATGGTATCAAGCTTATCATTGAAATTGAGAATGCAATTAACATCCCCCCTATCCGACCAAGGAAAATTATGAAGCTATAAAATAATAGACTATTCCAAAGAAGATTTCCACATATGTACATACTCATGTATATCATACTTCAAATTCATAAACATAAATCTCTAAACTAAACTATGGTATGGACAAAATGTTTATGGGATGAAAAAGACTTGACTTCTGGATTGTTGGTATTCCAATCAATGAGAAATCCAACAGTCCCTCCAATAGGAGTAGCCATCATTACTAAATTATGCTCTCTTGATTTTAGCACTCTTGATTTATGGTATGGACAGAATGATTATGCTCTCTTGATTTTAGCACTCAAATTAAAGACCAGACAATTATAGCCACATAGGAGTAGAATTAAAGCTCACTAACATAGGTTGAACATCCAAGTTACTGGAGGAAGATCGATGCACTTTGCAGGGAATCCAGCCCATCACAAGAGGAAGATGGATGCTCATAAcgaaaggaatttttcttgggtgGTCTTCTACTTGTACATTTGCTGGTATACTTCTCCTGGGATTGGGGGTATAACTTGAAAACAGACCCTGCAACAACGAGAAAACAATAccatcattactactgctctgcaaggattaaattataattttctgcAAATTGATGCAATTCCATACTCAACCTACTTAAATCTTCCGCAGCATTCACTCAAAAGTCAAAGGAAGCAGCTCATGCTCCAATTTGTTACTCATCCTTTTTCAATCTGAGATGAGGCTTACCATGTGCTGAGTCAAAAAAACAAGAGAGTAGTTGAGCAGATCTGGAGTAAAAGGAGACTTGCAGAACCTGCAAGATCTCAAGTCTCATGTATAGATGAGCAACCCATCCTGCTCCTGCAAGATTATCATGTTCAATCGGAAGCCTGATGACCTGTGTACAAACAGTAATCCATAATTGATTGATACTTACTCTCATTGTAATGCTATGTATGATACACAGAATGCTAAGCGTCAAAAGTAACAAATACTTTTTATACAAGGATTATCAAACCGTTCTAGAGACAATTCCTCGTCGATGTTCTGTACCTATACAACATCAGGATTTTATTAGTGTCATATGACCAGTTTTTGAGAACCAATGACCTAGATCATCAATCCTAGTTATACAATATGAAATGCTCGAAATGTATCTTTACCTCCCCAAGTAATTCAACTGCCACCCACAGTTACAGTCCCacattgacaaaaaaaaagagaatgatgAATAAAAGAAGATAATAAGACCATCTGTCGATGAGCCAACTATTTACATATTTCTACTCATGCGAGCATTTTGCATGCTCAAATGGAGTTTCCCACGAGGCAAACTGCAACATCAACAGAAATTTCGAGACTTTCTTTGAATAGCCATGGATCTCAATTAATATTCTGCAGTAAAATGTTTCATCAAACCTTTGATATCCAACAACCTGAATGAGATAGACTTCAAACACAAGCAAGGCAAAGGCAAATGTGGCAAATAGGAAATATTATGGTGGTACAATGGCCAATTCCCAACACAAGTGCATGCAAAATACAGTTCAGCAGATGAAAACAAAAATGCAATTCACTTTCCACTGATTGACCGAAGTACATATTTGACAAATGAGGTTTAGTTCTCATAAGAAGCACAGAAGACAAATGGTGAGTGAAGTCCCCACCTCTTTCCAATTGAATGATACACCCAAACCAATGAATAGATCCCTATCACTTTCTCCTTTGATACCTTAGCCTTGCCAAAGTGTGGTATCTACACTTGGATCATTTTGAGGAGCACTATGTCCTGATCTAACTTTGGAGTCTTATCAATGAAGACAAATAGCAGTTACGGTCCTAAGCTCTAGAACATTTGATACACTTTTCTGCATCTAGTAGCAACATCGAGTTAATGCTTCAAGAGCTTACCTCGACTAACAGAAACACACACAGATCATTTGGCTCTCATAGAGTATTATTTTTTTCCCATACAACCATTAAAACTTAAGAACAGGCTTCACAGTCATCGCTAGTTATTATTCCATACTAAGTTGTCATTCATACTCACGGAGTGCTCCAGGGCACAGGGCACTATCAATATATAAGATAATTGTTTTGAACTAGCCATTTCTCACAATGAATATAAAAATATGCGGAGACTCCTTCGATGTGAAATGCTGTGTCTCAATTGACTAATTTTCACTAGCACTGAAGATGAGAACATTCCAACCCTAAGGCCACATCGTAGTGTATACGGGGGAGAAGTGCCAGTTCACCATCAGGGTCATCTTCCTTGAGCATCCCTTATTTCCAGTGTTGCTTAATCAAGCTCATGAAGAGTATAaatttcaacccaattcaaaGCTCTACAAATCATTCAATGAGAACATTTTCATTGCCATCTGTTCAATGTCACTTCAGAGCAAAACCAATGCCATCCGTACAATTTCACTTCAGAGAAAAACCAAAGGTTTGGTTTTGCTGCTAACAATTAATTTGTCTCAATTACCTTTCCTCTTCTCAATTGCTGCTATTTGTAAGAATTGGTTGCAGGATTTTAAGATCTAAACAGAAATATCTGAAAGGCCACACCTATGACCTAGAAAAGTTATATCTAACATTGAATTGATCCATTCAGGTGTGTCATTCAAACTGGATACTGTTTCAGCAGTTATTGGTCGATCACATTGTATATTTGCTACTATCATTGATATTCAATCAATACTAAGATTTTTTACTAGTAGTTCCAATCTTGTAAAATCTATACCATCAGGGAAGTAATGTATAGTAACAATCaggaaattatgcatatttgcaTATTGCAACCTGAACAAGATAAGAGATTCACATAGATTCacatatagaaaaaaaatatgcaAACATTGCACATCTTTATAACATAATGCAATATCTATTCATGCACTATATTCTGATTAATCCAATCAAAACTGGAGATTCATATTCTGTTTATTTTAGATCAAGTGTAGATTAAGACATTAAACTGAGTTTAGAAACAAGTAATATTCTCTATTGTAAAAAGATCTAGTGCTTTTCTCACTCTATGCTAGAGAGGTCAATATGGTGTGTACTAGGAACTATATTAGTCCATTATTAACTATTTATTAATTCCAATTATTCAGCTAATTTCCTTATATTTTGAACAATTCAAATAAGGTATGTTTCATAGTTAGAGTTCATAAATATCGGTCTTTTAGTTAGATCTTGAACAACTCAAGTGAGATAGGTTTGAAATTAAAGAGTTCATAAACATGGATCAATTTGTGGGCCAAAACTTAGACCATAATATGGCAGGACACAAAATCTATTGACTAAGACACGGATGTATGGTGTGTTAGTGACCTCAATGGGAATGTTACTGATGGGCCACCAGTTGGTGCATGCTAAAAGAGTTCATAAACTGGATCAATTTGTGGGCCAAAACTTAGACCATAATATGGCAGGATGCAAAATCTATTGGCTAAGACACGGATGTATGGTGTGTTAGTGACCTCAATGGGAATGTTAATGATGGGCCAGTTGGTGCATGCTAAAAGTGACAACCAGTTGGCGGCATGCAACAGTCTTGCTCCACCTCCAACTAACTTAGTCACCGCTACTCCCAGAGGTGAGTTAAGAGGGTGGCATAAGAGGGGAAAGGAGAAGAACCATAAGAGTCAATATGAGGAGTCTCTTCAAAGATACCCCAAAGCATAAGGTACTTCTGTGAAAAAACAGAACGCATAACCGCACTTCACCTCATCCTTATTTCCTAAAACCTGCCAACCAAAGTCATCACTTATTTCAAACACTACAGATATTAGTCCACAATCACTCACATAATTAATTTTTGGAACTACATTAATGTCTACATTCTGAATATGGCAACAATAGTGTGAGCCTCAAGATTATATTATCTTGTTGTTTGACAGTTATACTTTAGTCTGCCATGGATAAACAAGATTTAGATAGAAGTTTATATTACAAACTAAAGGGACCATGAGATTGTGGGACAAGGGCATCAGCATGGGATGCTCACAACAAATTACCCCAACATCACAAGGATGTGGCTGGcggaaggaaaaaagaagaatCATGGACTCAAGACATCTCCTCCCACCTCAGCTGTTGTGTGATACTATGTATGATTCAAACAAAGAAAATAAGTGTTCAGATCAGCCTGGCTCAGCCAAACCCATAGacctaacagcaaattgattagtCTGGCCAATTAAAACTAATTCGGACCACAAAATCATAACCTGACTTTATTTAAGAACAGATATCCCAAGTGTATCTCAGTAGAAATTAGAAACCAATTTAACACAAGTTGAAAATTGTCAAAATCCGAGTACCTTCTAGTTTTTCTAAAGACAGACAGAGCCAAAACAAACAAACATGATGCGATGGCTCCCTGATTCAACATTCCTTACACTGAAGTATTTCATGGATGTTGCAGACAAATATGAAATTGACACCAATGATTTCTGCTACCCTGGACTTTTCCACCCAACAGCAGGTTGCTATAGAACTTGAAATTTTGAAACAACAACACTCtactaaaaaaggaaaaaaaaaatccaatactTCCCATCGCTCAGTTGCTGCCAAAGCCAACAATGGAATGGAAATACACCAAAAATACATAAATCAGCAGTATCTTCAAGTCAACAGAAGTACAGAATTACATATTAGACGAGCCCTAGCTGAACACATAAAGCTGCATGGCAACAAAATGCTACAGTTTTAGATCTTCAACTGTCTGACTCAGATCAATAGACCAAAAATTAACAGCTATAGATGTCATAACCAACAACACCTTAAATGCACAAGATGGTGTACAAGTAAACCTTCCCCAAGAACTGTACATTTGAAGTCAGATCACCCTCAATGACAAACTCAGGCGCAACAACACGGCATAAAAAGACAAGGAATCACAAAAAGGGCAGTTCTATAACAACAAATTGTTGGAGGAGGCAACAGTAGTACCTCGCAGTCATGTCAAAGCAATGTAGGGAGCTGGAAAAAACAAACCATGCAACCAGTTCCACAGTTCCAGGTCATCTGAGGCCATTGAGATAATCCTCCAAATCTCTTGCCGTAAACTGCTGGCCAATTAATTCTCCATCTTTTCACCTTACTGCAAAATCGAAGACCAACCAAACCGCACTGATGTAAACCTGTACCTTTTAAAGAAAAGTTGCCACAAATAGCTTCCAGCCAACCATCGTCGCCATCCATCTGCCCAGATAACCACAAACCAGTTCCAAGAATTTGATTGAGATGGCCTGTGTTGGCATGAGTGATATCATATATAACCCCTCTTTCACTACATCCTGCCCTCGTCGGCATAAATCATGGTCCATGATCTCCACCCACGGGATGACAGCAAACACAAGCGACACCACCGCATCCACCAAAGCCCTCGCAAAAAAGAACCCCAGGAGAGCCTCATCGTGCGGCCCAGGCCATGGGTTCAAGGGCGAGAGGAAGAAAGGCATAAGCTTGACCTTGACGAAGAGCATGAAGAGCACATTCTGGTCTCGGACATCGGCAAAGAACCAGACCCACAAGAACTGGACGATGGCGTCCCTCGCGGCCCACCTCCAGAACACGAACTGCGTGAGCCGTCACATCCCCAACCGAGCGCCGGAATAGATGGTCTCCGTGACGGAGACCGGCTTCCGAAGGTGGAAGGCCACAGTCGAGAAGAAGACGGCGCCGACGGCGGACGTGTAGGCGAGAATGAAGCCCATGATGGCAAGGGCGTGGGTGGAGGAGAGGAGGGTAAGAAGGTAAAGGATAGTCGTGACATCATGAGGATCGAAGCCGAAGCCCGGCCAAGAATCCGGATATCAGGGGCCCGATCTCCGTTGTCGTCGACGCCAACAGCATCGGCGGCGTcggggaaggagaagaggaagggggagGATGGGGAATAGTCAGGAATCCTAATCTTGACTCGGTTGAAGGAACTCTGGagcgtcggaggaggaagaggaggtgaagTGACCGTTGTCGTCGAAGGTGCCGAGGCGGGTGAGGTGGATGAAGGGGGTGCGACGGCGGGCAGcggggggaggaggaggggaagggggcgacgaggagaaggaggaggaggaggtgggcaAGGAGGAGAGGCGGTGGAGGAGGGAGCGGACGTTAGGATCGCCGTCGGGGAGGGAGGAGAGGCGGAGGCTGCCGGCGAGGAGGGCGGAGTGGAAGAAGAGGAGCAGGAGGGCGGTAAGGATGAGGGCAGGAGCGGAGAGAAGGGAGGACAGGGAAATGCGGCCGTCCGGTGATTGTGATTGAGCCGCAGCGGACCGACGAGTTGTGCCACGGGCCGTTGGCCGCTTCTTTCTCTCAAAATCGTCAATTACTTTCTCGGTTTATGGATACCTGTCTTTCTAAAATTATGTTCTTCGaatcagaaaaaatatatatattattaatttaaatcttaCGAGACCTTAATAGAGAATATTCTTAGGAAATTGGTAATAGAAGATGTCTATATTCTTCATCCAAAGCAAAATTAAGTGCGTCCAATCCTAAATCAAATTATGCAAGTGGAGAAAaggaaatataataataataataataataataataataataataataatagaaacacaataataaAGAGACTGACGTGAAGCTTATGACCAAAAGGGCAAGGAGCGAGCTCGAATTCAATGATTAACCAATCCAAAAAGACATCTAAGAACAAAGAACATGAAAAGACATCTGAGAGGTATTTGAATGATGCATAATGAGGAGGCATCACACAAAACgagcgtgtgtatatatatatatatatatatatatccaattgtGACGTCCAATTCCGCATttaaacaaaaaattttaagcatGAAAGATTTTAGTTACATGTACACATGCAGTAAATGACTTGTAGACAATCAAATGCTTTCAAGTAGACTAACTGCAATAATTTACTTAAGAGCAGCCACAAAATAGATAAAGATTCTCTTAATGATTAGATATTAGTCCCATGATAAAGCAACAAAAATGCTAGTACAATGCACCGATGAATAATGATTGCTTAATAGGGAAATATAATGCCTGAAAATTTGGAAAATATTGCCCTCACCATCATCTAATAATGGCAGCCGAATGACAGTAACCAGTTTGGAAACACAAAACAGCATAAGGGATAGACATTATTATCATTCTGAAAAATAAAAGGTAGGATCGATGACTGGCATAGTTTGCTGCGGCAAAACCACCAGGGAGGTTCACTTAAAATCAGGCTTCTCTGGGTAAGTGCAGCCTGACCTCTGAATTATCACATTTGCGGCATAACAACCGGCTCTTACGCAGTCCTCGATGCTCTTTTCTTGAACCAACTGGGACAAGAATCCTCCAACAAATGCATCACCTTCACAATGCAAGTCCAGAAATTAGAACAAAAGCAATGGTGGACCAAATCAAGGATAATTGGGTGGACTCCTTGTTGGATTTGGTTAAAAATTAAGCAGCAGTATCATGACACTTGATCATCTTTTGTTTCAATGCCCTTAACATAGCAAAATAAGAGAGGCTCCATACAGCAGACCCAGTGGTTGGGATGTTGTTGCATCCAGAATCAGTAGGATGAGATGCCAAATTCCTTCAAACTAATGCCTCAATTTTTACTGATATATCTTGTTGGTTCTAACCCTAAAATGTTCGTTTTGAGAAAATAGTATGTTCAACTTAATAAACAAGATATAGAACTTGCATGTTGATGGATGAGATTCTTAACTCAAGGGAAAAACAATTACCTGCACCATTGGTATCAACCAGCTTCTCCTTTGGCAATAGGATCACTGGGAACAATCTCACCTGTTATCAGGATGGAATGAAAGAAATCACTAACAGATTGTTTATAGATGAATTACAAAGTTCATGTTGTAATCATAGATGACTAATAAGTGCCAGCACAAGACCTGATATCCCTTTCTCATATTTATTTAGAACATACCTAGCTAATCGTGAGAATAATGTACCCGAAAATATTAGATGAAAAGATGTCAAAGGATTTGAGGCCATACCCCAAGCAACAAACACAGTTCAATCTGTGGGGTGATTTGAATAATTGTAAAATACATAAGAATTGAACTCAGAAGAAAACGGAAGCAGTTTGTGTGGTATAGCCATGCCTAACAATGTCAAGGCAAAAACCATTAGGGGTATAAAAAAAGTATATTAAGGTCTGCGAGGTGTCAGCTACAGTGCATTAGTTGACTTGTATTTAGGCATCAAGAGGAAAGACATCCAATAGAAACACAAGTTTTCAGGAACTATATCAAATATGCATAATAACAGAAAGAGAACCATTATATCAACAAATCAACTCTTAATTATTCTGAAACCAAGCATTGAAGGTTTCACTGTTGGAATGAAATGTTTTTATAGTATGGTTTCTGGTTGATTTTTTTCTTACAAAATTTCAGGaaaattgaagaaatgaaaatataACAGAATCAATATATTGCTTatctattaaaattttatatttcagTAATCTAAAAATCAtactaaaaatttaaaattaaaatcggTGTTCTTATCTATTAAAATATTCAAGTTTATAAAATCAAAAGGTTCCTTTGTACTTCATACTTGTACATCTTTACTTGCTTTTGTGAACTTATAAATTGAAGTGAACTCATCTCAAGACTATTATTGGTCATTTATGGCTAATAACTTTCTAGTATGGGGGTTGGCTATCAATCAGGTTTATTTTCAGTAAAATTTCTATTTTAACCATCAAGGATGTTTATAACTTGTCTTGGGGGAATCTGGAGAAGATTTAATCACTAGAACAAGTTAAAAGAATCACAAAttttgtaataaaaaaattaatttgatccAGAGACAGTCTTTAGACAACTTTCTTAGTGTTGGGACCTAGCTCAAAATGAGGGAATCTGGAAAAAAATGTACTGCAAAAAAAGTGGAGAATCAATGCTGGAATGAAGAACAAGACACCAGATGAGTTTCGGGGAGCAAAGGTGGTGCATATACAGCCTCAATGATGAAACTCAATGACAGGTTTTTGTTTCCATCCAATCCATACTACATTAGATAAGCAAAAGTGTTTGACCTAAAAACAGTAGAAAAGTCCTCTGAAGAAAGGACACttgcagattaaaaaaaaataacaaaatgattgataaatttctttttttttggatatCCATTGAGAAAATTGAAAATTCTGAAACATTTTGAGACTcctattagaatatatatatatatatacacatatatatacacacacacacatacatacacatatatacatatacacatacatatatacatattgaaAATTCTGAATTTTCTTCTCTgtaatatttgtttttcttttttccattattGCTTATCTGTTTTCTATAGTACATGTTTTAGATATAAAAGGAAAAATCTTGAGATATTAAATTTCCAAATTACAAGGATACATTTTCTACAGGTCACATTTTGTTTGCATTGGCATATGATTTGAATaagttcatctcttctttcagtaTTCTCTCTTCTCTTATCATCCTACTTTGCTCATAAAGACGAGTATGCAATGTCTCAGTCAAATAATTGTGCTACATTTTAAACATATTTTCTGTtaattgataattttatattgattTATTGCATTTGTTTTTACACGCCTTAGCATTGCATGGTATTTTTTCTAGTAGATTGAATGCACCACTTTGTGAACTGCATTGTGATGATTAAGAAATCTAACCTTTCCATCCTCAGCGACAACTACTGGATCACAACCTTGAGTGATAACAGTAATTCTTTTGTGAGTTCCTGATGCCTTTGGTAATGCTGAGATCTTTAAAGCAATCTCCTCAACATTCTCAGTCTGAGTATTAGATCCAGTCAGGCATGATTGATACCATAAGCTAGTACAAGCAAAATGAAAGATTGATACCTCCCAACCGCGAACTCTTGCAAAGGTCCTTGCTTCAGTTTCATTCCCAAATACATAATCTacatacctgaaaattaaaatagTACATAATTTCCATGTAAGTGACCATGTGATCTTTGGGAGATATCACTAAAGCATGGATCAGTATAATAAATAGGAAAGTAAACAGTTTCATCAATGACTTATAAAAACAGAATTTGGTGTATATAGATTGCATGCCTTTTAAGAATGCAAATAATAGTGTTATATTGTGAAAGGGCGACGATGTACAGGTCAATTAACTCATCAGTCAAAATTGTTGACAGAAATATCAGATGACACTTGGAGAGGGGATGACACTCACGGCAGAGCTTTCTCTTGAACACCTCGGAAGAATTCACAGATGAAAGGAGCAGAAAGGTTCATCATGAACACCTATAGACATGGAACGTTTGGAAAATAAAAATATGTCAATGAATAAAGAAAAAGCCTCATGGCCAACATGAAGTTTCTCATAGCCAACATGAAGATGTACCTTGTTATTGGCAGCAGCATGCTCAGCTACAAGTTGAATAGAATCAGGAGACACCGTGAGGAAAAAACCAGCTATGTAAATGTACTTGGCCTTTTCAACTGTCATAGTTACACAAAAATTACTTGTCACAAGACCAAAACTAATGTATTATTCTCATAGTTTAACAATCATAAAAGCAGTTGAAAATATAGGAAAACTTAAGCAGGGAAAGTAGCCTTTAGTCCAGATATGGCTTTGGCTTTGGATTATATTATAATCCATAAAATGttcatgagttcaaccgtgtataCCTTGATAAAACCAAAGAAATTCTAGAAGGTAGTGCCTAAACATTTGGTAATCATCTCAACTTTTCCATTGCTAGGAAAAAGTTCCAAATGAATTGGATCAATATTTAGATATTAGGCTAGATGTGAAAAAGGAGgtcaaagataataataaaaattgaaccttctatcaaaatcaaaattagaaATACTCTTGTAGTAAGGCTGTTTGTGAGTATTGTTATGCTTGAAGTGTTAGCAATGGATACCCTAGCATCTATGCTGAAAAGCTAATGATGATTAGATGACAATGGAATAGACTAAGTTTACCAGCAGCCA
This Musa acuminata AAA Group cultivar baxijiao chromosome BXJ1-2, Cavendish_Baxijiao_AAA, whole genome shotgun sequence DNA region includes the following protein-coding sequences:
- the LOC104000852 gene encoding adenosine kinase 2, which codes for MACEGVLLGMGNPLLDISAVVDDEFLSRFGIKLNDAILAEEKHLPMYDELSTKYNVEYIAGGATQNSIRVAQWMLQIPGATSYMGCIGKDKFGEEMKKNSKAAGVNVHYYEDETAPTGTCAVCVVGGERSLVANLSAANCYKIEHLKRPENFALVEKAKYIYIAGFFLTVSPDSIQLVAEHAAANNKVFMMNLSAPFICEFFRGVQEKALPYVDYVFGNETEARTFARVRGWETENVEEIALKISALPKASGTHKRITVITQGCDPVVVAEDGKVRLFPVILLPKEKLVDTNGAGDAFVGGFLSQLVQEKSIEDCVRAGCYAANVIIQRSGCTYPEKPDFK